One stretch of Thalassophryne amazonica chromosome 19, fThaAma1.1, whole genome shotgun sequence DNA includes these proteins:
- the vps39 gene encoding vam6/Vps39-like protein: MNYVMQMTSCYFPSVVHSCSTSVHHVCLCVALQVLLDQSTKANSPLKGHERTVQYLQRLGVENLGIIFEFSPWVLKICPEDGLKIFTEDLTEVEMLPRDKVLNFLKEGFKEQAIPYLEHIIYVWDENGPDFHNVLIQLYLERVQSLMKQYLNSLPEGVPAVAAGKEEGDLGEFRNKLLSFLDISNSYEPARLISDFPFDGLLEERALLLGRMGKHEQALFIYVHVLKDTRMAEEYCHRHYNKLLEGNKDVYLSLLRMYLSPPDVHCLGPIKMELTEPQANLLAALQVLELHHSKLDTTKAIDLLPANTQIREIRVFLESVLEENAQKKRSYQVLKSLLQAELLRVQEERIFHQQVKCVITEEKTCRVCKKKIANSAFARYPNGVVVHYFCCKDRNVCPTEQ; this comes from the exons ATGAACTATGTAATGCAAATGACATCTTGCTACTTTCCGTCAGTCGTTCATTCTTGCTCCACTTCTGTTCACCACGTTTGTCTTTGTGTAGCTCTTCAGGTGCTGCTGGACCAGTCCACTAAAGCCAACTCTCCACTGAAGGGCCATGAACGAACAGTGCAGTACCTTCAGAGACTGG GAGTGGAAAATCTGGGCATCATCTTTGAGTTCTCTCCTTGGGTGCTGAAAATCTGTCCTGAGGATGGCTTGAAG ATCTTTACTGAGGACCTGACAGAGGTGGAGATGTTACCCAGAGACAAGGTGCTGAACTTCCTGAAGGAAGGCTTTAAAGAACAAGCCATCCCGTATTTGGAGCACATCATCTATGTGTGGGATGAGAACGGCCCCGACTTTCACAATGTGCTGATCCAGCTCTACCTGGAGAGGGTTCAAAGCCTCATGAAACAGTATCTCAACTCACTGCCAGAAG GTGTTCCTGCTGTTGCTGCAGGGAAGGAGGAAGGAGATCTTGGAGAATTCAGGAACAAGCTGTTGTCCTTCCTGGATATTTCTAACAGTTATGAACCAGCCAGACTCATTAGTGACTTTCCCTTTGATG GCCTGCTGGAGGAACGGGCCCTGCTGCTTGGGCGGATGGGTAAACATGAACAGGCACTCTTCATCTATGTGCACGTCCTGAAAGACACGCGCATGGCAGAAGA ATACTGTCACCGACATTACAACAAATTGCTTGAGGGGAATAAAGAT GTTTATCTGTCTCTGTTGCGAATGTACCTGTCACCTCCTGATGTCCACTGCCTGGGGCCCATCAAGATGGAGCTGACGGAGCCTCAGGCTAACCTCCTGGCAGCGCTGCAGGTTCTGGAGCTGCACCACAGCAAACTCGACACCACCAAG GCCATCGACTTGCTCCCAGCAAATACCCAGATCAGAGAGATCCGGGTCTTCCTGGAGAGTGTCTTGGAGGAGAATGCGCAGAAGAAACGTTCCTACCAGGTACTGAAGAGTCTGCTGCAGGCGGAGTTGCTCAGG GTGCAGGAGGAGCGCATCTTCCACCAGCAGGTAAAATGTGTCATTACAGAAGAAAAAACCTGCAGAGTCTGTAAGAAGAAAATAGCAAACAG TGCTTTTGCCAGGTATCCAAACGGAGTGGTGGTACATTACTTCTGCTGCAAAGATCGCAATGTGTGTCCCACTGAGCAGTAA